The following are encoded in a window of Pseudomonas multiresinivorans genomic DNA:
- a CDS encoding TIGR01459 family HAD-type hydrolase — protein sequence MTASRFSAVTHTRYIDHAGLDAFCADYDGFLLDLWGVLIDGVDVFPGALDWLARRAAEGKPVWFLSNASRSVPEMADTLVRLGVSRELFAGITTSGQLAIDAFTHEREFQRGGIYTVGVGDALTTWPADIRERFCDDIHAASMILGVGSFPQDELEERFAPLRGATEKPFLCANPDRVVVSGGQTVFGAGRLAEAFAEEGGKVHWYGKPDPSAFRIAQRQLEARGAKHILFVGDSLVTDVPGALAARIDTLWLAATGIHRQALGVPFNGALDPEKTNALLDGYPIRPHFAAPGLV from the coding sequence ATGACCGCTTCCCGCTTCAGCGCCGTTACCCACACCCGCTATATCGACCACGCCGGCCTGGATGCCTTCTGCGCCGACTACGACGGCTTCCTGCTCGACCTCTGGGGCGTACTGATCGACGGCGTCGACGTCTTCCCCGGCGCCCTCGACTGGCTCGCCCGCCGCGCCGCCGAAGGCAAGCCGGTGTGGTTCCTCAGCAACGCCTCGCGCAGCGTCCCGGAGATGGCCGACACCCTGGTGCGGCTGGGCGTCTCCCGCGAGCTGTTTGCCGGCATCACCACCTCCGGCCAACTGGCCATCGACGCTTTCACCCATGAACGCGAATTCCAGCGCGGCGGCATCTACACCGTCGGCGTGGGCGATGCGCTGACCACCTGGCCGGCAGACATCCGCGAACGCTTCTGCGACGACATCCACGCAGCGTCGATGATCCTCGGCGTCGGCAGCTTCCCGCAGGACGAACTGGAAGAGCGCTTCGCCCCGCTGCGTGGCGCCACCGAAAAACCGTTCCTGTGCGCGAACCCGGACCGTGTGGTGGTCTCCGGCGGCCAAACGGTGTTCGGCGCCGGCCGCCTGGCCGAAGCCTTCGCGGAAGAAGGCGGCAAGGTTCACTGGTACGGCAAGCCCGATCCCTCCGCCTTCCGCATCGCCCAGCGACAGTTGGAGGCGCGCGGCGCGAAGCACATCCTGTTCGTCGGCGACTCCCTGGTGACCGACGTCCCCGGCGCGCTGGCCGCGCGTATCGACACCCTCTGGCTCGCCGCCACCGGCATTCACCGCCAGGCGCTGGGCGTGCCGTTCAATGGCGCGCTGGACCCGGAAAAGACCAACGCATTGCTCGATGGCTACCCAATTCGTCCGCACTTTGCCGCGCCGGGGCTGGTCTGA
- a CDS encoding dual specificity protein phosphatase family protein yields MSLPQILRGAIAAALLSTALQSISPLALAAGTTPADWAKPVDKSFNLYQMSPTLYRSALPGSADLPELQRLQVKTVVSFIKDDDREWIGQHDIEAVSFPTHADRVDDADVLKVLRILQSAEQNGPVLMHCKHGRDRTGLFAAMYRTVIQGWSKEDALKEMTQGGFGAEDDMTDAIAYVQKADIGQLQQALASGECSTSAFAGCQLKGWLADTFGEERSPHPAH; encoded by the coding sequence ATGTCCCTGCCCCAGATTCTCCGCGGCGCCATCGCCGCCGCCCTGCTGAGCACTGCCCTGCAGAGCATTAGCCCGCTCGCCCTGGCCGCCGGCACGACGCCGGCCGACTGGGCGAAGCCTGTGGACAAGTCGTTCAACCTCTACCAGATGTCGCCGACCCTCTATCGCAGCGCCCTGCCCGGCAGCGCCGATCTGCCCGAGCTGCAACGTCTGCAGGTGAAGACCGTGGTGAGCTTCATCAAGGACGACGACCGCGAATGGATCGGCCAGCACGATATCGAGGCCGTGAGCTTCCCGACCCATGCCGACCGCGTCGACGACGCCGATGTACTGAAGGTCCTGCGCATCCTGCAAAGCGCTGAACAGAACGGCCCGGTGCTGATGCACTGCAAGCACGGGCGCGACCGCACCGGCCTGTTCGCCGCCATGTACCGCACGGTGATCCAGGGCTGGAGCAAGGAAGACGCGCTCAAGGAAATGACCCAGGGCGGCTTCGGTGCCGAGGACGACATGACCGACGCCATCGCCTATGTGCAGAAGGCCGACATCGGCCAGTTGCAGCAGGCCCTGGCAAGTGGCGAATGCAGCACCTCGGCCTTCGCCGGCTGCCAGCTCAAGGGCTGGCTGGCGGACACCTTCGGCGAGGAACGGTCGCCGCACCCGGCGCACTGA
- a CDS encoding SDR family oxidoreductase: MPQPVALITGCSSGIGRALADAFQTAGYQVWATARRDEDVAALGQAGFRGVLLDVNDEPAVERLAEQILREVGGLDVLINNAGYGAMGPLLDGGSQAIRKQFETNVFAVVGVTRALFPALRARRGLVVNIGSVSGVLVTPFAGAYCASKAAVHALNDALRLELAPFGIEVMEVQPGAIASNFGANASREMAAVVSEESAWWPLRQFIQARAAASQDKPTPAADFARELLAAAQRSPRPRLVRIGNGSRALPLLSRWVPNGLLDKVLKKRFGLDGQL; this comes from the coding sequence ATGCCCCAGCCCGTCGCCCTCATCACCGGTTGCTCCAGCGGTATCGGCCGCGCCCTTGCCGATGCCTTCCAGACCGCCGGCTACCAGGTCTGGGCCACCGCCCGCCGCGATGAAGACGTCGCCGCCCTCGGCCAGGCGGGCTTTCGTGGCGTACTGCTGGACGTCAACGACGAACCCGCTGTGGAGCGCCTTGCCGAGCAGATACTGCGTGAGGTCGGAGGGCTGGACGTGTTGATCAACAACGCCGGCTACGGCGCCATGGGGCCGCTGCTCGACGGCGGCAGCCAGGCGATCCGCAAACAGTTCGAAACCAACGTGTTCGCCGTGGTCGGCGTCACCCGCGCACTGTTCCCCGCCCTGCGCGCCCGGCGCGGGCTGGTGGTGAACATCGGCAGCGTGTCCGGCGTGCTGGTCACGCCCTTCGCCGGCGCGTACTGCGCATCGAAAGCTGCCGTACACGCTCTGAACGATGCACTGCGCCTGGAGCTTGCCCCCTTCGGCATCGAGGTGATGGAAGTGCAGCCCGGCGCCATTGCCTCCAACTTCGGCGCCAACGCCAGCCGCGAGATGGCCGCGGTGGTCAGCGAGGAATCCGCCTGGTGGCCGCTGCGCCAATTCATCCAGGCGCGCGCCGCCGCGTCCCAGGACAAACCCACCCCGGCCGCCGATTTCGCCCGCGAACTGCTGGCCGCGGCACAGCGCTCGCCGCGTCCGCGTCTGGTCCGCATCGGCAACGGCAGCCGGGCCCTGCCGCTGCTCTCGCGCTGGGTGCCCAACGGCCTGCTGGACAAGGTCCTGAAGAAACGCTTCGGCCTCGACGGGCAACTCTGA
- a CDS encoding multidrug transporter has protein sequence MLYGILLIVTWIILLIRYPSRALPISGAGLVGLACVIALAIWQDNSEARQLQHLELRIAYQPDQCPADRPLAVSLKNGSNHPLLELRWKVAAYRPGDTTDLAENLYEAPRYRGPGALLAGDSWNDCLPLPPLRPGYRASTLEFRAERVNGRFGN, from the coding sequence ATGCTGTACGGCATCCTGCTGATCGTCACCTGGATCATCCTGCTGATCCGCTACCCTTCCCGCGCCCTGCCGATCTCCGGCGCCGGCCTGGTCGGGTTGGCCTGTGTGATCGCCCTCGCCATCTGGCAGGACAACAGCGAAGCCCGCCAACTGCAGCACCTGGAACTGCGCATCGCCTACCAGCCCGACCAGTGCCCTGCCGACCGCCCCCTGGCCGTGAGCCTGAAGAACGGCTCGAACCACCCCCTCCTGGAACTGCGCTGGAAGGTCGCCGCCTACCGTCCCGGCGACACCACCGACCTTGCCGAAAACCTCTACGAGGCCCCGCGCTACCGCGGCCCCGGCGCGCTGCTCGCCGGTGACAGCTGGAACGACTGCCTGCCGCTGCCGCCGCTGCGCCCCGGCTATCGCGCCAGCACCCTGGAGTTCCGCGCCGAACGGGTGAACGGCCGCTTCGGCAACTGA